The window CGGAGAACTTCCGCTACGACCGCGACCTGTTCGCGGGCTTCTTCGATGAGCTGCCAAGGACGACCAAGGCCGCCGCGAAACTGGCCGAGTCCCATGACTCCCGCTTGGACGGTCGCGCGTGGACGGAGACCGACGCGGACCGTCCCCTGCGGTACGCCCTGGAGGTCCGCAACCCGAACTACCCGCGTGAGGAGTTCGTGGAGTTGTTGCGGGACAACGCGATCGCGCTCGTGGTCGCGGACACCGCGGGCCGGTGGCCACTGTTCGACGAGGTGACGACGGAGTTCATGTACGTGCGGCTGCACGGGGACGAGGAGCTGTACACCAGCGGCTACACGGACAAGGCGCTGGACGAGTGGGCGAAGAAGGTCAAGCGGTGGCGGAAGCAGGGGGACGTGTTCGTGTATTTCGACAACGACGTGAAAGTCCGCGCCCCCTACGACGCCAAGGGCCTCATCGAGCGACTGTGAAGCCCTGAGCAGCGCTCGTCTCAGATCGAGACCACGTCAAGAATCCGCTCCAGGCCATGGAAGTCCACCGCGTTCCGGGTGAGCAGCGGCAATCCGTTCGCCGCCGCGGTCGCGGCGATCTGAAGGTCCATCCGACGCGGTCGCGGGTTGCGCCCGGAGCGTTTGACCAGGGCAGCCATGGTTCCGTAGAGCTTCGCCGCCGGAATGTCGAATGGCAGCACGTCGAATTGCTCGAGGGTGGCGTAGTAGCGCTCGGTTCGGGCACTGCGTTCGATCGGATCGTCGACATCAAGGCCGTAGGCCAGTTCGGCGATCGTGACCGCGCTGACGAACGCGGCGGCCGAGGCGTTGTCGCCAAGGCTCAGCCGGTCGAGGTCGATGATCACGCAGGTGTCCAGCAGGACACTGATCATCGGGACCACACGTTGTCGACCGGGTCATCGGACCCGAAGACCTGGTCGTCGGCTTCACGCTCACGGCGCCAGCGTTCGGCGTCCATGGGCGGGAGCCCGCGGAACGCCGCCTGCGCGTCGGCCAGGGTGCGCCGCTTGGCGGCCTGCTCAGCCTGGTGCGGAACGAGGTCGGCCACCGGCTTCCCGTTACGGGTGACGGTGAATCGCTCGCCTGCCTCGACTCGCCGCATGATCTCGGCGTTGTCGTTGCGAAGTTCGCGCTGGCCGATGACCTGACTCATGCCACCACTGTAGCAACTATCCGGGGAGTGTGCTACAGATGTGCTACTCCGCGAGGACGAGGGTAGTGCCAGGCGCCGGCAAAGACATCGCACGTCGCGTTTCTCGACTTCATCGGGCGACAGTGACGGGTTGGCGGACCTTGCGGGTGATCAGCCAGGCAGTGAGCACGACCAGCGACACCACAGGCATCGGCCGACCCGTCCAGACGCTCAGGGCGATATCGCAGAACGGCACGATGACGATCGCCGCGAACACCCACGTCGGCGCGGTGGGCAGTTTCGGTGGGCGTTCCGGCGTCCACGGTGTGCGGTTCCACGGCTTGGCCACCGAAAGCCAGGCCTGGAAGGCGATCGCGCCCGCCATCAGTGCCGTCCCCACGACAAGAGGGACCGGTGTCGGGGCCGGGTTGCCCGCCTTGGCCGCGATCACCGCTTCGTTCAGGGCGCCGGACAACACGAAGATACCCAAATAGAGCTGCGCCAACGTGATCACCAGTTTCCCCAGCACCCACCAGTGCCGGTAGAAACCCCAGGCGGTCGAGGCCGAGAGCATGAAACCGGTGAACGCCGACGCGTTGGCCATGGGCGTGAGCAGTGCGTTGTCGAGTGTGTGGGCCATGGTCGTGGCGCTGACGCGGATTGCGGCGTCGTCGGTCGTGAGGC is drawn from Actinokineospora alba and contains these coding sequences:
- a CDS encoding DUF72 domain-containing protein → MSDVRIGTSGWLYPPWRGTFYPKGLTHKRELEYLSRQVSSIEINGSFYSLQRPESYQRWRDETPSGFVFSVKGPRFITHMKRLKDADVTLANFFASGVLALRDKLGPILWQLPENFRYDRDLFAGFFDELPRTTKAAAKLAESHDSRLDGRAWTETDADRPLRYALEVRNPNYPREEFVELLRDNAIALVVADTAGRWPLFDEVTTEFMYVRLHGDEELYTSGYTDKALDEWAKKVKRWRKQGDVFVYFDNDVKVRAPYDAKGLIERL
- a CDS encoding type II toxin-antitoxin system VapC family toxin, whose translation is MISVLLDTCVIIDLDRLSLGDNASAAAFVSAVTIAELAYGLDVDDPIERSARTERYYATLEQFDVLPFDIPAAKLYGTMAALVKRSGRNPRPRRMDLQIAATAAANGLPLLTRNAVDFHGLERILDVVSI
- a CDS encoding type II toxin-antitoxin system Phd/YefM family antitoxin; the encoded protein is MSQVIGQRELRNDNAEIMRRVEAGERFTVTRNGKPVADLVPHQAEQAAKRRTLADAQAAFRGLPPMDAERWRREREADDQVFGSDDPVDNVWSR